Proteins found in one Cumulibacter manganitolerans genomic segment:
- a CDS encoding sulfurtransferase — translation MAETFPILVAPAWLREHLDAVRVLDCTTHMTPQAVGPSRIESGRPDFDAAHIPGARHVDMVDDLSDPDGAFAYTLPSAEQIGRLLGGLGITRDDHVVLYTSTHLMVATRAWYVLRALGHERVSVLDGGLDAWRAAGYPVEATSDAADGAHARDAEETAASGRGGSPSTYTAAPDPSRYATKTDVAAATADARTVVVNALSAEQHAGTGGAHYGRPGRIPGSVSVPTARLLSRDGKSFAPLETIRRQFAAQGVTPGARVITYCGGGIAATVDAFALALIGHDDWAVYDNSLLEWSSDPENEMQTG, via the coding sequence ATGGCAGAGACGTTCCCGATCCTGGTGGCGCCGGCGTGGTTGCGCGAGCACCTGGACGCCGTACGGGTGCTCGACTGCACCACGCACATGACCCCGCAGGCGGTCGGACCGTCGAGGATCGAGTCCGGCCGACCGGACTTCGACGCCGCGCACATCCCCGGCGCGCGGCACGTCGACATGGTCGACGACCTCTCCGACCCGGACGGCGCGTTCGCGTACACCCTCCCGAGCGCCGAGCAGATCGGCCGGTTGCTCGGCGGCCTGGGCATCACCCGCGACGACCACGTCGTGCTGTACACCTCGACTCACCTCATGGTCGCCACCCGCGCCTGGTACGTGCTGCGCGCGCTCGGCCACGAGCGGGTCTCCGTGCTGGACGGCGGTCTCGACGCCTGGCGGGCGGCCGGCTACCCGGTCGAGGCGACCTCTGACGCGGCCGACGGGGCGCACGCGCGTGACGCCGAGGAGACGGCGGCGTCCGGCCGCGGCGGTTCGCCCTCGACGTACACCGCCGCACCGGACCCGTCCCGGTACGCCACGAAGACGGACGTCGCGGCAGCGACCGCCGACGCCCGGACCGTCGTGGTGAACGCGCTATCCGCCGAGCAGCACGCCGGGACCGGCGGCGCGCACTACGGCCGGCCCGGCCGCATCCCGGGCAGCGTCAGCGTGCCGACGGCGAGGCTGCTGTCGCGCGACGGCAAGTCGTTCGCGCCGCTCGAGACCATCCGCCGGCAGTTCGCCGCCCAGGGCGTGACGCCCGGCGCGCGGGTGATCACCTACTGCGGCGGCGGCATCGCCGCGACGGTGGATGCGTTCGCCCTCGCCCTCATCGGGCACGACGACTGGGCGGTGTACGACAACTCGCTGCTCGAGTGGTCGAGCGATCCCGAGAACGAGATGCAGACCGGCTGA
- a CDS encoding exodeoxyribonuclease III, producing MPLSVTSANVNGIRAAARRGAIAWLEATAPSVITLQEVRGSDAHLAETVAGTAFESWHRAHAPSHLAGRAGVAILSSVAPLEVRTGLGDFLDDGRWIEIDLPSDEHGVLTVVSAYVHTGEAGSERQVVKLRFLDAMHNRFEELAKRSAADEGEALVTGDLNVAHRELDIKNWKGNLKKSGFLPEERAYFDRWFGHGFDVAADVPSAIRHDGDWIDLGRRHGGDGPGPYTWWSWRGKAFDNDAGWRIDYQMATPRLAARCVAAEVGRAATYAERWSDHAPLTATFH from the coding sequence GTGCCGCTCTCCGTCACCTCCGCGAACGTCAACGGCATCCGCGCCGCCGCGCGACGCGGCGCGATCGCGTGGCTCGAGGCGACGGCCCCGTCGGTGATCACCTTGCAGGAGGTCCGCGGCAGCGACGCGCACCTGGCCGAGACGGTGGCCGGGACGGCGTTCGAGTCGTGGCACCGAGCCCATGCCCCGTCCCACCTCGCGGGGCGCGCGGGCGTGGCGATCCTGTCGTCGGTCGCACCGCTGGAGGTACGCACCGGCCTCGGCGACTTCCTCGACGACGGGCGCTGGATCGAGATCGACCTGCCCTCCGACGAGCACGGCGTCCTGACGGTGGTGTCGGCGTACGTGCACACCGGCGAGGCCGGATCCGAGCGGCAGGTCGTGAAGCTGCGCTTCCTGGACGCGATGCACAACCGCTTCGAGGAGCTCGCCAAGCGGTCCGCCGCCGACGAGGGCGAGGCGCTGGTGACCGGCGACCTCAACGTCGCGCATCGCGAGCTGGACATCAAGAACTGGAAGGGCAACCTCAAGAAGTCCGGGTTCCTGCCCGAGGAGCGCGCGTACTTCGACCGGTGGTTCGGTCACGGGTTCGACGTGGCGGCCGACGTGCCGTCCGCGATCCGCCACGACGGCGACTGGATCGATCTCGGACGCCGGCACGGCGGCGACGGGCCCGGCCCGTACACCTGGTGGTCGTGGCGCGGCAAGGCGTTCGACAACGACGCGGGTTGGCGGATCGACTACCAGATGGCGACGCCTCGCCTGGCGGCCCGCTGCGTCGCGGCCGAGGTCGGCAGGGCGGCGACGTACGCCGAGCGCTGGAGCGACCACGCGCCGCTGACCGCGACCTTCCACTGA
- a CDS encoding DUF998 domain-containing protein, which translates to MTATEPMIATERPGSLRDRWAALTGLAGVLLAAGLVGWLDLTTSEDVWRHTVSGYVFTDPVPFTAAVIALVLGSATVLLGLLRAGVLAARHPSVWLLGAWIAGMTAVAVFPKHDWTVGPSFSGHVHRVASLVAFVALPLAILLLTRAAVARGMRRAAHLAAGLAIASYAYLGFLAWTVYDAGRTGTPWWQAVPLGLTERILLALEVAALAVVAVGLLRRPVTGAPEKNG; encoded by the coding sequence ATGACCGCCACCGAGCCGATGATCGCGACCGAGCGGCCCGGTTCGCTGCGGGACCGCTGGGCGGCGCTGACCGGGCTCGCGGGCGTGCTGCTCGCGGCCGGCCTGGTCGGCTGGCTCGACCTCACCACCAGCGAGGACGTCTGGCGGCACACGGTGTCGGGGTACGTGTTCACCGATCCGGTGCCCTTCACCGCCGCCGTGATCGCGCTCGTCCTCGGGTCGGCGACGGTGCTCCTCGGCCTGCTGCGCGCCGGCGTGCTGGCCGCGCGGCACCCGAGCGTCTGGCTGCTGGGCGCGTGGATCGCCGGGATGACGGCGGTGGCGGTCTTCCCGAAGCACGACTGGACGGTGGGTCCGTCGTTCAGCGGTCACGTGCACCGGGTGGCGAGCCTCGTCGCGTTCGTCGCGCTGCCGCTCGCCATCCTGCTGCTGACCCGCGCCGCCGTCGCGCGCGGCATGCGCCGCGCGGCCCACCTCGCGGCGGGGCTGGCGATCGCGTCGTACGCCTACCTCGGGTTCCTCGCGTGGACCGTCTACGACGCCGGCCGGACCGGCACCCCCTGGTGGCAGGCGGTCCCGCTCGGGCTCACCGAGCGCATCCTGCTCGCCCTCGAGGTCGCAGCCCTCGCGGTCGTCGCGGTCGGCCTGCTGCGGCGGCCGGTCACCGGAGCCCCGGAGAAGAACGGCTGA
- a CDS encoding methyltransferase domain-containing protein, with amino-acid sequence MWDPTQYAKYADHRARPFFELIARIDAAAPRLAYDLGCGPGDLTAVLAERWPSARVVGVDNDPAMLERAARHARGRVSFQKGDLAEFLPPVEADVVVSNAAYQWVDANVEMLRTIAGRLPADGWLAVQVPGNYAAPSHVTIRELVAEPRWQQRTGGLRLRVDPVLDAAGYGDVLAGAGLVVDTWETTYNQVLHGTDPVLEWVKGTALRPVLDALDADAGRELLEELRPRLRAAYPPGAGGTVFPFRRIFAVGHRPS; translated from the coding sequence ATGTGGGACCCGACGCAGTACGCCAAGTACGCCGATCACCGCGCACGGCCGTTCTTCGAGCTCATCGCCCGGATCGACGCCGCGGCCCCGCGGCTGGCGTACGACCTCGGGTGCGGGCCGGGCGACCTGACCGCGGTCCTGGCCGAGCGGTGGCCGTCCGCGCGGGTCGTCGGTGTCGACAACGACCCGGCGATGCTCGAGCGCGCGGCACGCCACGCCCGCGGGCGGGTGTCCTTCCAAAAGGGCGACCTGGCCGAGTTCCTGCCGCCGGTCGAGGCCGACGTCGTCGTGTCGAACGCCGCCTACCAGTGGGTCGACGCCAACGTCGAGATGCTCCGCACGATCGCCGGACGGCTACCCGCGGACGGCTGGCTCGCCGTGCAGGTCCCGGGCAACTACGCCGCGCCGTCGCACGTCACCATCCGCGAGCTCGTCGCCGAGCCGCGCTGGCAGCAGCGCACCGGGGGCCTGCGGCTGCGGGTCGACCCGGTCCTGGACGCGGCCGGGTACGGCGACGTCCTGGCCGGGGCGGGGCTGGTGGTCGACACCTGGGAGACGACGTACAACCAGGTGCTGCACGGCACGGACCCGGTGCTGGAATGGGTCAAGGGCACGGCGCTGCGGCCGGTGCTCGACGCGCTCGACGCCGATGCCGGCCGCGAGCTGCTCGAGGAGCTGCGGCCGCGGCTGCGGGCGGCGTACCCACCGGGGGCGGGCGGGACGGTGTTCCCGTTCCGCCGGATCTTCGCGGTCGGGCACCGGCCGTCGTGA
- a CDS encoding NAD(P)-binding oxidoreductase: protein MAKIVIIGGHGKIALLAEPMLAAAGHEVTAVIRNPRHAPDVEQAGARPKVADVEKLDVLELRDLIEGHDVVVWSAGAGGGDPQRTHAVDEAAAGRVLTAAEQTGARFVMVSYFGARPDHGIDPSNGFYAYAEAKARVDAQIRESAASWVILAPSTLTLDPEGGIEIDDSLTAATPGALRSGSIPRATVARLIAEVVDRPQLTGVTIRCNAGGTPVAEALERIAT, encoded by the coding sequence ATGGCAAAGATCGTGATCATCGGTGGACACGGCAAGATCGCGCTGCTGGCCGAGCCCATGCTCGCCGCCGCGGGGCACGAGGTGACGGCGGTGATCCGCAACCCGCGCCACGCACCGGACGTCGAGCAGGCCGGCGCGCGGCCGAAGGTGGCGGACGTCGAGAAGCTCGACGTCCTCGAGCTGCGCGACCTGATCGAGGGCCACGACGTCGTGGTGTGGTCGGCCGGCGCCGGCGGCGGGGATCCGCAGCGTACGCACGCCGTCGACGAGGCCGCAGCCGGGAGGGTGCTGACGGCCGCGGAGCAGACCGGCGCCCGGTTCGTGATGGTGTCGTACTTCGGTGCGCGGCCCGATCACGGGATCGACCCCTCGAACGGCTTCTACGCCTATGCCGAGGCGAAGGCGCGGGTCGACGCGCAGATCCGGGAGAGCGCCGCATCCTGGGTCATCCTCGCGCCGTCGACGCTCACGCTCGATCCGGAGGGCGGCATCGAGATCGACGACTCGCTGACCGCGGCGACCCCGGGCGCCCTGCGCTCCGGGTCCATCCCGCGGGCGACGGTCGCCCGGCTGATCGCGGAGGTGGTCGACCGGCCGCAGCTGACCGGTGTGACCATCCGCTGCAATGCGGGCGGTACGCCGGTGGCCGAGGCTCTGGAGCGGATCGCGACCTAG
- a CDS encoding DEAD/DEAH box helicase: MTHVEHLPAHAGSAQEWPLWVPHELRSAYAERGIEHPWLHQVAAGEHAWEGRSVVIATGTATGKSLGYQLPVLSRLLQDPRAKALYVSPTKALGHDQLRAVRELGVEPGGSAGVRPAAYDGDTAPDDRDWAREHSRWIFTNPDMLSRGILPQHARWHMLFRRLRYVVIDECHIYRGLFGSHVAHVIRRLRRICAKYGAEPTFVLASATARNPAESASALTGVQCAAVTDSDAPRGARTFALWEPPLTDLVGEQGAPVRRTATAEAARLLADLVIAGRRTLVFVRSRRAAEVVTLTARGHLQDAGAGELADRIAAYRAGYLPSERRALERALSTGELMGAAATTALELGIDVAGLDAVIVAGFPGTLASVWQQVGRAGRRRNDALAVFVARDDPLDTYLAHHPEALFERAVEATVINPHNPYVLRPQLACAAYELPITVAETDALFGGEVARDVLGELTADRVLRRRPGGWYYSALGRPGVDLRGAGATVALIESDTGAMIGTVDSGAADGTVHPGAVYLHRGETWVVDELDLAEKVALLHTENPPYSTFAQESSDIRVLQVHRSVTAGEIECHLADVEVTSQVLSFQRRRTATNEVIDQTALDLPARQLRTTAVLWTLSSRLVDSLGPVDEVAALLPGALHAAEHASIGMLPLIATCDRWDIGGVSTAMHPDTLRPSVFVYDGHPGGAGFAEQGFERIREWLEATLEAIIACECADGCPSCVQSPKCGNGNEPLHKGGAIALLRRVTAALAQDAGSCAADGAAR; the protein is encoded by the coding sequence GTGACGCATGTCGAGCACCTGCCGGCGCATGCCGGCAGCGCGCAGGAGTGGCCGCTGTGGGTGCCGCACGAGCTGCGGTCGGCGTACGCCGAGCGGGGCATCGAGCATCCGTGGCTGCACCAGGTGGCCGCGGGCGAGCACGCGTGGGAGGGCCGCTCGGTGGTGATCGCGACCGGCACCGCGACCGGCAAGTCGCTCGGCTACCAGCTGCCCGTGCTGTCGCGGCTGCTGCAGGATCCCCGCGCGAAGGCGCTGTACGTCTCGCCGACGAAGGCGCTCGGGCACGACCAGCTGCGGGCGGTGCGCGAGCTCGGCGTCGAGCCGGGCGGCTCCGCCGGCGTCCGCCCCGCGGCGTACGACGGGGACACCGCCCCGGACGACCGCGACTGGGCGCGCGAGCACTCCCGGTGGATCTTCACCAACCCGGACATGCTCAGCCGCGGCATCCTCCCGCAGCACGCCCGCTGGCACATGCTGTTCCGGCGGCTGCGGTACGTCGTCATCGACGAGTGCCACATCTACCGCGGGCTGTTCGGCTCGCACGTCGCGCACGTGATCCGGCGGCTGCGGCGGATCTGCGCGAAGTACGGCGCCGAGCCGACGTTCGTCCTGGCGTCGGCGACCGCCCGCAACCCGGCCGAGTCGGCGAGCGCGCTCACCGGGGTCCAGTGCGCGGCCGTCACCGACAGCGACGCGCCGCGCGGGGCGCGCACCTTCGCGTTGTGGGAGCCGCCGCTGACCGATCTGGTCGGCGAGCAGGGCGCGCCGGTGCGCCGGACGGCGACCGCCGAGGCGGCCCGGTTGCTGGCCGACCTGGTGATCGCCGGGCGCCGCACGCTGGTCTTCGTCCGGTCGCGGCGGGCGGCGGAGGTCGTGACGCTGACCGCGCGCGGGCACCTGCAGGACGCCGGTGCGGGCGAGCTCGCCGACCGGATCGCCGCCTACCGGGCGGGCTACCTGCCCAGCGAGCGCCGCGCGCTCGAGCGGGCGCTGTCCACCGGCGAGCTGATGGGGGCCGCCGCGACGACCGCGCTGGAGCTGGGCATCGACGTGGCCGGCCTCGACGCGGTGATCGTCGCCGGGTTCCCCGGCACCCTGGCGTCGGTGTGGCAGCAGGTCGGGCGCGCCGGGCGGCGCCGCAACGACGCGCTCGCGGTGTTCGTCGCCCGCGACGACCCGCTGGACACCTACCTCGCGCACCATCCCGAGGCGCTGTTCGAGCGCGCCGTCGAGGCGACGGTGATCAACCCGCACAACCCATACGTGCTGCGCCCGCAGCTGGCGTGCGCGGCGTACGAGCTGCCGATCACGGTCGCGGAGACCGACGCGCTGTTCGGCGGCGAGGTGGCCCGCGACGTGCTCGGCGAGCTCACCGCCGACCGGGTGCTGCGCCGCCGTCCGGGCGGCTGGTACTACAGCGCGCTCGGCCGTCCGGGCGTCGACCTGCGCGGCGCGGGCGCCACCGTCGCGCTGATCGAGAGCGACACCGGCGCGATGATCGGCACCGTCGACAGCGGCGCCGCCGACGGCACCGTGCATCCCGGTGCGGTGTACCTGCACCGCGGCGAGACCTGGGTCGTCGACGAGCTCGACCTGGCCGAGAAGGTCGCCCTGCTGCACACCGAGAACCCGCCGTACTCGACGTTCGCGCAGGAGAGCTCGGACATCCGGGTGCTGCAGGTGCACCGCTCGGTGACGGCCGGCGAGATCGAGTGCCACCTCGCGGACGTCGAGGTGACCAGCCAGGTGCTGTCCTTCCAGCGGCGCCGTACCGCCACCAACGAGGTGATCGACCAGACGGCGCTCGACCTGCCGGCCCGGCAGCTCCGCACGACCGCGGTGCTGTGGACGCTGTCCTCGCGGCTCGTCGACTCGTTGGGCCCGGTCGACGAGGTCGCGGCGCTGCTGCCCGGCGCGCTGCACGCCGCAGAGCACGCCTCGATCGGGATGCTGCCGCTGATCGCCACCTGCGATCGGTGGGACATCGGTGGCGTGTCGACGGCGATGCATCCGGACACGTTGCGCCCGAGCGTGTTCGTCTACGACGGGCACCCGGGCGGTGCCGGGTTCGCCGAGCAGGGGTTCGAGCGGATCCGCGAGTGGCTCGAGGCGACGCTCGAGGCGATCATCGCCTGCGAGTGCGCCGACGGGTGCCCGAGCTGCGTGCAGTCACCGAAGTGCGGCAACGGCAACGAGCCGCTGCACAAGGGCGGGGCGATCGCGCTACTGCGGCGGGTGACCGCGGCGCTGGCGCAGGACGCCGGCTCCTGCGCGGCCGACGGCGCGGCGCGCTGA
- the topA gene encoding type I DNA topoisomerase has product MHRSGEIPISSTSTAGTDLDESEAQADNTTARRGRGRALVIVESPKKAQMIAGYLGSDYDVEASFGHVRDLPSKRNPIPEKLKGEPWARLGVDTDNDFTPIYVVGPDKKAQITKLKNLLKNADALYLATDEDREGEAIAWHLRELLKPKVPVHRMVFHEITPQAIREAIANTRELNIDLVEAQETRRILDRLYGYEVSPVLWRKVGQGLSAGRVQSVATRIIVERERLRMKFKAADYWSVTGQFATGLTPADPTEPTSFKATLLSLDDTRIAVGRDFDPDTGRAKGAVVHLDEAGARGLVARLEGADFKVTRVDEKPYRRRPAAPFMTSTLQQEAGRKLRWSSQQTMRTAQRLYENGYITYMRTDSTTLSETALKAARDQARELYGDQFVPAEPRRYQRKVKNAQEAHEAIRPAGDEFRTPGQVARALSSDEFRLYELIWMRTIASQMADAVGQTVSIRLVGDSSTGEKAEFAASGTTITFPGFLRAYVEGSDDEKPGDDEERRMPRVERGQQVHGDEFDAKGHTTTPPSRYTEPSLVQALEELGIGRPATYASIIQTIQDRGYVWKKGPALVPSFTAFAVVGLLEKHFSRLVDYQFTAEVEEDLDRIAEGARSRVDWLTRFYFGGAGGNTGGIGEIGGLKKLVADNLGEIDARGINSIPVADDVVVRVGRYGPYLQRGGPESEERASLREDIAPDELTPEKIEELLSAPSGDRELGTDPESGFPVVAKAGRYGPYVSTVPPEDSKVPARTASLFKSMSLDALTLQDALQLLQIPRTLGKDDEGNEIQALNGRYGPYIKKGSDSRSIESEEQLLTITLEEALAILAQPKVRGRAAAKPPLKELGDDPATGKKMVVKDGRFGPYVTDGETNASLRKDDSVEDITDERAAELLADRRARGPAKKAKKATKKAPAKKTAAKKAPAKKAAAKKAPAKKSPAKKTAAKKTAAKKTAAKKAPAEKATD; this is encoded by the coding sequence ATGCACAGAAGCGGGGAGATCCCTATTTCCAGCACATCCACCGCCGGCACCGACCTCGACGAATCCGAGGCGCAGGCGGACAACACGACAGCGAGGCGCGGCAGGGGGCGGGCCCTGGTCATCGTCGAGTCGCCCAAGAAGGCGCAGATGATCGCCGGCTACCTCGGCAGCGACTACGACGTCGAGGCGAGCTTCGGCCACGTGCGTGACCTGCCCAGCAAGCGCAACCCGATCCCCGAGAAGCTCAAGGGCGAGCCGTGGGCCCGGCTGGGCGTCGACACCGACAACGACTTCACGCCGATCTACGTGGTCGGGCCGGACAAGAAGGCCCAGATCACCAAGCTGAAGAACCTGCTCAAGAACGCCGACGCCCTCTACCTGGCCACCGACGAGGACCGCGAGGGCGAGGCCATCGCCTGGCACCTGCGCGAGCTGCTCAAGCCCAAGGTGCCCGTGCACCGCATGGTGTTCCACGAGATCACCCCGCAGGCCATCCGCGAGGCCATCGCCAACACCCGCGAGCTGAACATCGACCTGGTCGAGGCGCAGGAGACCCGCCGCATCCTCGACCGGCTGTACGGCTACGAGGTCTCGCCGGTGCTGTGGCGCAAGGTCGGCCAGGGCCTGTCCGCCGGGCGCGTGCAGTCGGTCGCGACCCGCATCATCGTCGAGCGCGAGCGGCTGCGGATGAAGTTCAAGGCCGCCGACTACTGGTCGGTCACCGGGCAGTTCGCCACCGGGCTCACCCCGGCGGACCCGACCGAGCCGACGTCCTTCAAGGCCACCCTGCTGTCGCTGGACGACACCCGCATCGCCGTCGGCCGCGACTTCGATCCCGACACCGGGCGCGCCAAGGGCGCCGTCGTCCACCTCGACGAGGCCGGCGCCCGCGGGCTGGTGGCGCGGCTGGAGGGTGCGGACTTCAAAGTCACCCGGGTCGACGAGAAGCCCTACCGTCGCCGTCCGGCCGCGCCGTTCATGACCTCGACGCTGCAGCAGGAGGCCGGGCGCAAGCTGCGCTGGAGCTCCCAGCAGACCATGCGCACCGCGCAGCGGCTGTACGAGAACGGCTACATCACTTACATGCGTACCGACTCCACGACGCTCTCGGAGACGGCCCTCAAGGCCGCGCGGGACCAGGCGCGCGAGCTGTACGGCGACCAGTTCGTGCCCGCTGAGCCGCGCCGCTACCAGCGCAAGGTGAAGAACGCGCAGGAGGCGCACGAGGCGATCCGGCCCGCCGGCGACGAGTTCCGCACCCCCGGGCAGGTCGCTCGCGCGCTGTCCTCCGACGAGTTCCGGCTGTACGAGCTGATCTGGATGCGCACCATCGCCTCGCAGATGGCCGACGCGGTCGGGCAAACCGTGTCGATCCGGCTCGTCGGTGACAGCTCGACCGGTGAGAAGGCGGAGTTCGCGGCCAGCGGCACCACGATCACCTTCCCCGGCTTCCTGCGCGCGTACGTGGAGGGCAGCGACGATGAGAAGCCGGGCGACGACGAGGAGCGGCGGATGCCGCGCGTCGAGCGCGGCCAGCAGGTGCACGGCGACGAGTTCGACGCGAAGGGGCACACCACCACGCCGCCGTCGCGGTACACCGAGCCGTCGCTGGTGCAGGCCCTCGAGGAGCTGGGCATCGGCCGGCCCGCGACGTACGCCTCGATCATCCAGACGATCCAGGACCGCGGATACGTGTGGAAGAAGGGCCCGGCCCTGGTCCCGTCGTTCACCGCGTTCGCCGTCGTGGGGCTGCTGGAGAAGCACTTCAGCCGGCTGGTCGACTACCAGTTCACCGCGGAGGTCGAGGAGGACCTGGACCGGATCGCCGAGGGCGCCCGCAGCCGCGTCGACTGGCTCACCCGGTTCTACTTCGGCGGCGCGGGCGGCAACACCGGCGGCATCGGCGAGATCGGCGGCCTCAAGAAGCTCGTCGCGGACAACCTCGGCGAGATCGACGCCCGCGGCATCAACTCGATCCCGGTCGCGGACGACGTCGTCGTCCGGGTGGGCCGCTACGGCCCGTACCTGCAGCGCGGGGGCCCGGAGTCGGAGGAGCGCGCGTCGCTGCGCGAGGACATCGCCCCCGACGAGCTGACCCCGGAGAAGATCGAGGAGCTGCTGTCGGCGCCGTCCGGCGACCGCGAGCTCGGCACCGATCCGGAGTCCGGGTTCCCGGTGGTCGCGAAGGCCGGCCGGTACGGCCCCTACGTGTCCACGGTCCCACCCGAGGACTCCAAGGTTCCGGCCCGGACGGCGTCGCTGTTCAAGTCGATGTCGCTCGACGCGCTGACGCTGCAGGACGCGCTGCAGCTGCTGCAGATCCCGCGCACTCTCGGCAAGGACGACGAGGGCAACGAGATCCAGGCGCTGAACGGCCGCTACGGGCCGTACATCAAGAAGGGCAGCGACTCGCGCTCCATCGAGTCCGAGGAGCAGCTGCTCACGATCACCCTCGAGGAGGCGCTGGCGATCCTGGCGCAGCCCAAGGTCCGCGGCCGCGCCGCGGCGAAGCCGCCGCTGAAGGAGCTCGGCGACGATCCGGCGACCGGCAAGAAGATGGTCGTCAAGGACGGCCGGTTCGGCCCCTACGTCACCGACGGCGAGACCAACGCCTCGCTGCGCAAGGACGACTCCGTCGAGGACATCACCGACGAGCGGGCGGCCGAGCTGCTCGCCGACCGGCGAGCCCGCGGGCCGGCCAAGAAGGCGAAGAAGGCGACCAAGAAGGCGCCGGCCAAGAAGACCGCCGCGAAGAAGGCGCCGGCCAAGAAGGCCGCCGCGAAGAAGGCGCCGGCCAAGAAGAGCCCGGCGAAGAAGACTGCGGCGAAGAAGACTGCGGCGAAGAAGACCGCCGCGAAGAAGGCGCCGGCCGAGAAGGCGACCGACTAG
- a CDS encoding YeiH family protein, producing MTSRTERLAASTVARASAGRLRDLAPGLLLAAAGAAGGYLLHHWVPGVQPGTVAVALGALLANLNLVPDVAARGLVFASKKLLRLAVVLLGFALSLTQVAHLGGPALAVVLVTVAAAFFGTLLLGRLLKVASATSLLVATGFSICGASAIAAMEPLAKGKKDDTAVSVALVTLCGTLAIVVLPLLRHPLGLDAPVVFGQWVGASVHDVGQTVATANTVPGSLQSAVIVKLTRVILLAPLVLGVGLYLHRRRHDVGVSTAKRPPLVPLFVAGFIAAIALNSAFSLPTGFLDVAHRAQEILLAVALFALGTGIHWRVMRRAGGRPLLLGALAWLLVAAVSYAGVRLIT from the coding sequence ATGACCTCCAGGACCGAACGACTCGCCGCGAGCACCGTCGCGCGCGCCTCGGCGGGCCGGTTGCGGGACCTCGCTCCGGGACTGCTGCTCGCGGCCGCGGGCGCTGCCGGCGGCTACCTGCTGCACCACTGGGTGCCGGGGGTCCAGCCGGGGACGGTCGCCGTCGCGCTCGGCGCGCTGCTGGCCAACCTGAACCTGGTGCCCGACGTCGCCGCCAGAGGGCTCGTCTTCGCGAGCAAGAAGCTGCTGCGGCTCGCCGTCGTGCTGCTCGGGTTCGCGCTGTCGCTCACGCAGGTGGCGCACCTCGGCGGCCCGGCACTGGCCGTCGTCCTGGTCACCGTGGCGGCCGCGTTCTTCGGCACCCTGCTGCTCGGACGCCTGCTGAAGGTCGCCTCGGCGACCAGCCTGCTGGTCGCGACCGGGTTCTCCATCTGCGGCGCGTCGGCGATCGCCGCGATGGAGCCGCTGGCGAAGGGCAAGAAGGACGACACGGCCGTGTCGGTGGCGCTGGTGACGCTGTGCGGGACGCTCGCCATCGTCGTCCTGCCGCTGCTGCGCCACCCGCTCGGCCTCGACGCGCCGGTCGTGTTCGGGCAGTGGGTCGGGGCGTCGGTGCACGACGTCGGGCAGACCGTCGCGACCGCCAACACGGTGCCCGGCAGCCTGCAGTCGGCGGTCATCGTCAAGCTCACCCGCGTCATCCTGCTGGCGCCGCTGGTGCTCGGCGTGGGGCTGTACCTGCACCGTCGACGCCACGACGTCGGCGTGAGCACCGCGAAGCGGCCGCCGCTGGTCCCGCTGTTCGTGGCCGGGTTCATCGCCGCGATCGCGCTCAACTCGGCGTTCTCACTGCCGACGGGCTTCCTCGACGTGGCCCACCGGGCGCAGGAGATCCTGCTCGCGGTGGCGCTGTTCGCGCTCGGCACCGGCATCCACTGGCGGGTGATGCGCCGCGCCGGCGGCCGTCCGCTGCTGCTCGGCGCGCTCGCGTGGCTGCTGGTCGCGGCGGTGTCGTACGCCGGCGTCCGGCTCATCACCTGA
- a CDS encoding PPOX class F420-dependent oxidoreductase — protein MSDPWVECARARYVSLETYRKDGSAARTPVWIAEDEESADHRLVVWTVTDSWKVKRVRRNPAVRLAPCTARGRITGAWVDGSAAIMTTDQSAIAQRWLHRKYGIVARLGTLGSRLRRGRAGSVVLALTQRDPATG, from the coding sequence ATGAGTGACCCGTGGGTCGAGTGCGCGCGAGCGCGCTACGTCAGCCTGGAGACCTACCGCAAGGACGGCAGCGCGGCCCGCACCCCAGTGTGGATCGCCGAGGACGAGGAGTCCGCCGACCACCGGCTGGTCGTGTGGACGGTCACCGACTCGTGGAAGGTCAAGCGGGTCCGGCGCAACCCGGCCGTTCGGCTGGCGCCGTGCACGGCACGCGGGCGGATCACCGGGGCGTGGGTCGACGGGTCGGCGGCGATCATGACGACCGACCAGTCGGCGATCGCGCAGCGCTGGCTGCACCGCAAGTACGGCATCGTGGCCCGCCTCGGCACCCTCGGGAGCCGCCTCCGCCGCGGCCGCGCAGGCTCCGTCGTCCTGGCCCTCACCCAGCGCGACCCGGCCACCGGCTAG